A window of Nicotiana sylvestris chromosome 8, ASM39365v2, whole genome shotgun sequence genomic DNA:
AtcagtttgactttctttagttaaaaccaaaccaaaccaattatagtcggattttttttccaacaccaaaccataatcaatttttttttgtcGATTTAACTCGGACTATCGGGTTGGTATGCATGGTAGAGGGACGACAAGTTGGCAAAATTAAGCGAGTTTAATGAGAATATAACATCAATTGGTCTACTTGTCTAGTCTCATTATTGTGGACATAAAAACTTCCCTAAATCAGCGGAATCAAGAACCCTCATTACACATTAATCAAAGAACTCGACTGAGTTAATTGAACTCTATGTATGGGTATTCTCTTTCATATATTGCAGAAATAACCGCTGAGTTTATCATTTTCATTTTAATTATTCAGTCTAGGTACTCGCAAAGGAGAATGAAGATGGGATTCCAAGTTTGATTTAAAAGAAAAACCTTTGTTTCATTGTTAAACATTCAACTATCAATCTAACTCTTTGAGATATATTACAGCCATTTTGATAGACGAAACTTTTGTGGCGCAATATATATAGCATAGGTTACGTTGCTCTAATACGTTCGTACTCTGTTTAATTATATATACTACTCCGTCAGTACATAACATTTGTCTATATAAGTCATACACTATAACATTTGTCTATACCACATATTTATTCCAGCTATGGACAGGTTGTTTATTTGTCGCTTAATGCTCGGATCATAGTTGTCGCTAAACGTTACTACAGTACTTACTAAATCTTAATTATCATACATAAATTACCTTCGAGGAATCTACCTAATTAAGAGTTATCAGAAAGTTAACGTTAGTAGTACAGGGCATTTAATAATCAATAAGGCAACTATTAAAAAATAGAATTAGTGAACAATGAATCCAAAATCTGGACTGGCTGTTACAAcgttttctttaatattttattatcaaaTAAGTAATAATCCCTCGTGTGTTGTAATATCCAAATACTCAAATATTCCTCAATCTGGAATGAAGACAATTAAAATTGTGTTGAATGACAGGGAAAATTGCAGATCTTTGCATGGTGGTGGCAAAGACAAGTTGGCGGATTCTACGTAAAATTAACCAAACTGTCTGCTTTAGCTCGTGTTGCACTGGCAACTTGTAATATGAAGTTGCTTTGTAGGACATCAACCAGTTATTTTTTAAAGATTAAGATTCATAATCAATCTGGGTTTCGGTAAATAACGACAAGGAAGACCAGCCTAATCTGGTTACTGATCACAAATTAGTGAACAATTGCACGACGCAAATGCAACTTCTAATTACATCTTATTGGCCACATGTCTTGTTTTTCAACAATTATCACTCAGAAGGTTACTCTTTTAGTAATGGTTGATCAGTACCATTAAAGGCTGATAGCGCCAGAAGTAGATAATACATTTTTGTAATAATCTAATTTGGTTGTTTATTGTGCTGGTCAACTAAATTCAAGTCAAATGTTGCTCCCATCAACCGCTTTGAGTTTGGAGGTAAGACCTCTCTTTTCTGGATTATTGAATGAGTCAAGATGTTGAACTGAGgattttgattaatttcttttgGCTTAATATAACCGAATATAATAGTTAGACTTGGTTATTTTTGGAATTTGTCAATTTCAAAACTCAAATGTGAAACACAAAACTAAAATAATTATAAAGTTGACTAGCTTTTTATTCAGTTGGGGTCAATTGAcgtgctggttgttgttgcttaATTGAATTTCcctcaaaaaaagaagaaaaagaaaagattttaCGTCAAAAAGGAAAGACAGATTAAATTTCGAGAGAACAGAATATCTATTGATTAATATTGGAAGAGGGGTTTGATTTTAATGATGAAGTTGGAGGAGGGGTTTAATTTTTTAAGATGAAGTTGGAGGATCAAAATAATTTTCACCCTTTTATATTTTAAGTAAATTAATCTGTAGATACTATTTTGTGATTGTAACAAAACGTACACATATTGTATACTATAATTTAAACTCTTCTTATCACAAATTTTtcgcaaaaataaataaataaaattagagTGTTGTGAATTAAAATTTTTACCAAAATTGCTGCATTCACTTTCACGGAGATCTACCATTAAAAGGTTTTTATCTCCTTCAAAATTAATCTCTCAATAAATCTCAAAGTCAAACAAGTTTGATCACTTCTCATCGTGTGTGTCGAGTGTCGACCATTTCCACTTTGGCCTCTCCCATCTCTCCTCCACTCGACCCCACGCCCCTAGCCCCCATCCCCCACTCTCCAaaccccaccccccccccccaaaaaaaaataattttcaatatATATATGCACACAGCCATAGTATTGTTCAAACATGTTTGACTTGCCACAGCTCTCATAAATAGCAGCTTTCCACATTCATCAAAGAAACCTCATTCTTCATTCATAACTTTTTGCCAATTCAAGAATCTCTCTTTATTGCTTCCTTAATCTTCTTCGTAATTTCTCCCTAGCTATAAGAAGATAGACGGTCGACAGAAATTAACACCTCCAACTTTTATAAGCTGCACCCAAAATTTCCATCGCAAGAACCAAAATCTCCTTCAACATTGGCATTTACTAGTTCTTGAAATTCTACCAAAAGTTTACTTTTTTAAGGAAAAATCCATAGTTAGTGAGATAAAAATTTTGAGCTATGAAAAAAGGGAGAGGTTTCAGGCTTGGACGGAAGTTGGTGAGAGTTTTCAGCTGGTTTATTCACAGCAGAACAAAGGGAAGAGTTGGACACAAGCAGCTGAGATCACAGGGATGTGCTAGCAGAGCCATTTCAAAGCTATGCAAATTAGGACATATTCTGAAGCAGGGAGCAAAAGGTCTCTGCTTTGCAAGACCCAATTCGGGTTACATCCGGGTCGGGGAAGATCCTGTAGAGCCGAAGCAGGTGACCGTACCAAAGGGACATTTAGCTGTGTACGTGGGTGAGA
This region includes:
- the LOC104222054 gene encoding auxin-responsive protein SAUR36-like — translated: MKKGRGFRLGRKLVRVFSWFIHSRTKGRVGHKQLRSQGCASRAISKLCKLGHILKQGAKGLCFARPNSGYIRVGEDPVEPKQVTVPKGHLAVYVGEKKDDTCRIVVPVMYFNHPLFADLLREAEMIYGYNHSGGIQIPCRISDFENVKSRIAATGGGENCRV